A genomic region of Magnetococcus sp. PR-3 contains the following coding sequences:
- a CDS encoding acyltransferase, which translates to MLIYDELISFLKKKRGEMKAKFNRHVSIQDLLSDRWETAQFNGFGQGSSCYNNVLILGDVEVGEHVWIGPNVILDGSGGLKIGDYVSISAGVHIYSHHTVKWATSMGKEEVEKRATSIGSGVFIGPNSVIQMGVDVGDRAVIGAMSFVNKDIPAEGKWLGTHLKTT; encoded by the coding sequence ATGTTGATCTATGATGAACTGATCTCTTTTCTTAAAAAGAAACGTGGGGAGATGAAGGCGAAATTTAATCGCCATGTATCGATTCAAGATCTATTGTCCGACCGGTGGGAAACCGCGCAGTTTAACGGTTTTGGTCAAGGAAGTTCTTGCTATAACAATGTTTTGATCCTTGGGGATGTTGAGGTAGGCGAGCATGTTTGGATTGGGCCGAATGTGATTTTAGATGGTTCTGGTGGATTGAAAATTGGAGATTATGTCTCCATTAGTGCCGGGGTGCATATCTATTCTCACCATACCGTAAAATGGGCGACCTCTATGGGCAAAGAGGAGGTCGAAAAAAGGGCGACCTCTATAGGTAGTGGTGTCTTTATTGGGCCAAATTCAGTGATCCAGATGGGGGTGGATGTGGGGGATCGGGCCGTCATCGGGGCGATGAGCTTTGTTAATAAAGATATACCTGCAGAGGGTAAATGGCTTGGAACCCATTTAAAGACAACATAA
- a CDS encoding STAS domain-containing protein — MSGHETSRCFKLTRTADQIKVHLNVAPTFSQSGYFLDLARSIPADSTVTIDCEQVNYLDSTGLGVLLLFQEVLVKVKRPIQLHNVHAPVRRLLQTAHFHNFFAYD; from the coding sequence ATGAGCGGACATGAGACCTCACGTTGCTTTAAACTGACCCGAACAGCCGATCAGATTAAGGTACATTTAAACGTGGCACCGACCTTTAGCCAGAGTGGGTACTTTCTAGATCTCGCCCGCAGCATACCCGCAGACTCCACCGTCACCATCGATTGTGAACAGGTTAATTATCTCGATAGCACAGGATTGGGCGTTTTACTGCTGTTCCAAGAGGTCTTAGTAAAAGTTAAACGCCCCATACAACTCCATAATGTGCATGCCCCAGTTAGGCGCCTTTTGCAAACGGCACACTTTCATAATTTTTTTGCTTATGATTAA
- a CDS encoding GGDEF domain-containing protein — translation MQKLASTFRKFSIAQILMGAFLTVLIMAALAIYAASDILTQKSIDRLAAMEARKTSELIFQSLYGVMQKGWVKHDIQDVVKRIHYTLPDIEINLVRNTKVAQMFGESDYSRDQRTRSAQIDQVMQSGQELLRAEEDLLHFVYPLVAKESCLKCHTNVEEGYVNGVIHITFPLKDLKLPLSFALKNIIQIFGVITLLILLVQFFVFRRFFVQPIMNLTEHILSLRHQQQLPGERRLTDIPTWFKELHHLTENFCDLMENLASVQKRLKDQSERDELTGLFNRRFFNRALNAELSRAKRYDHSLALFMLDLNGFKPINDTYGHAAGDAILQALGRELQNKLRDNDIVARIGGDEFVVMAPEIGAEGATQFKDKLRTLVEQTTTHFDGETLSVGTSIGIALYPENGDQSERLMDFADEAMYEEKRSRKTPGAR, via the coding sequence ATGCAAAAGTTGGCATCGACGTTCCGCAAGTTCTCCATTGCACAAATACTGATGGGGGCTTTTTTAACGGTCTTGATTATGGCAGCACTGGCCATCTATGCGGCATCAGATATTCTGACGCAGAAGTCCATTGACCGTTTGGCAGCCATGGAAGCCCGTAAAACCTCGGAACTGATTTTTCAAAGCCTCTACGGGGTGATGCAAAAAGGCTGGGTAAAACATGACATTCAGGATGTGGTTAAACGCATCCATTACACACTACCAGACATTGAAATTAACTTGGTGCGCAACACCAAAGTGGCGCAAATGTTTGGGGAGAGCGACTATTCGCGGGATCAAAGAACACGATCCGCCCAAATTGATCAAGTGATGCAAAGTGGGCAAGAGCTGCTGCGCGCAGAGGAAGATCTTTTACACTTTGTCTACCCTTTGGTAGCTAAAGAGAGCTGTTTAAAGTGCCATACCAATGTCGAAGAGGGGTATGTAAACGGCGTTATCCATATCACTTTTCCCCTTAAAGATCTTAAACTTCCTCTCTCATTTGCGCTCAAGAACATCATTCAAATCTTTGGGGTCATCACCCTTTTGATTTTATTGGTGCAATTTTTTGTTTTCCGGCGGTTCTTTGTGCAACCCATCATGAACCTAACCGAACATATTCTCTCTTTACGACATCAGCAACAGCTACCAGGTGAGCGTCGTTTAACCGATATTCCGACTTGGTTTAAAGAGCTTCACCATCTCACAGAGAATTTCTGTGACTTAATGGAAAACCTTGCTTCAGTACAAAAACGGTTAAAGGATCAGTCTGAACGGGATGAGTTAACAGGTCTGTTCAACCGTCGTTTCTTTAACCGTGCGCTTAATGCTGAGCTGTCCCGCGCCAAACGTTACGATCACTCTCTTGCCCTATTTATGCTGGATCTTAATGGTTTTAAACCCATTAATGACACCTATGGGCACGCTGCGGGCGATGCCATCCTTCAGGCATTAGGGCGAGAACTGCAGAACAAACTAAGAGATAACGATATTGTTGCCCGAATTGGCGGTGATGAATTTGTTGTTATGGCCCCTGAGATTGGAGCTGAAGGCGCAACACAGTTTAAAGACAAACTGCGTACATTGGTCGAGCAAACAACGACCCACTTTGATGGTGAGACCTTGAGTGTGGGCACCAGTATTGGCATTGCTCTCTATCCAGAAAATGGGGACCAGAGTGAAAGATTGATGGATTTTGCGGATGAAGCGATGTACGAAGAAAAAAGGAGTCGTAAAACACCCGGCGCAAGATAA